One window of the Bacteroidales bacterium genome contains the following:
- a CDS encoding ComF family protein has product MGVFNSLLKLFYPELCSGCGQSLLRGEKTICLSCMLKIARTDYHTFSDNPVAKLFYGKINIKNATTMCFYDKGGLMQHLLHQLKYRNNFNVGLFLGKQLGKCLSEAELYKDIDVIIPIPLHKKKLKKRGYNQSKIIADGFVQAFPLPIYEDVLVRIEFTETQTKKNRWDRYQNVKDMFAINNPEKIEGKHVLLIDDVITTGATIEACAKHLLSVDGVQVSIASIASPAR; this is encoded by the coding sequence ATGGGAGTTTTTAATTCGCTTCTAAAATTATTCTATCCAGAGCTGTGTAGTGGCTGCGGACAGAGTTTACTGCGTGGCGAAAAAACCATTTGCCTGTCATGTATGTTAAAAATTGCACGCACAGACTATCATACATTTAGCGATAATCCTGTTGCAAAATTATTTTACGGCAAGATTAATATAAAAAACGCGACAACCATGTGTTTTTATGACAAAGGTGGATTAATGCAACATTTATTGCACCAATTAAAATATAGAAACAATTTTAATGTTGGTCTTTTTCTTGGCAAACAACTTGGCAAATGCCTTTCTGAAGCGGAATTGTATAAAGATATTGACGTAATTATTCCTATTCCGCTGCATAAAAAAAAGCTAAAAAAAAGAGGCTACAATCAAAGTAAAATCATTGCAGACGGCTTTGTTCAAGCATTTCCTCTTCCAATTTATGAAGATGTTTTAGTGCGAATTGAATTTACGGAAACTCAAACCAAAAAAAACAGATGGGATAGGTATCAAAATGTTAAAGACATGTTTGCAATTAACAATCCTGAAAAAATAGAAGGCAAGCACGTTTTACTAATAGACGATGTGATAACCACAGGAGCAACAATAGAAGCCTGTGCCAAGCATTTACTTTCCGTTGATGGTGTGCAAGTTAGCATTGCAAGTATTGCTTCGCCCGCGAGATAA
- a CDS encoding T9SS type A sorting domain-containing protein, with product MKKIYLFLIGIMFCGVMTAQSQRFADDILLHECDGAFWAKPKISVADNGWIYVLMNKYGHPTEQDSVVIYCSTDGGETFEKINNFNLSDDYKQGGFDLVVTGNEPSNISIWLLGAVNNTVTGDAGVYLYQLNADASVFNIVYKNEEYTGTIIKDAAISTNARSPEGSWAPFTIGFALSYNTGNDGHIDYVYSTNGGVAFTKKEMYTKANSEFGALDLSIGQAKASSYYPMAGIVFEMDKESEENIGFIAAVADGDYATDALQVNKKFSATDKTMQPKIQWLCNNELDELYNFMIVYSNYTEGVDWDIVQIVPTAGYDLDNHTLDNISWYFVSASSAIDEECPDLSYDKNLNNYLLVYCTIENDEYKLVHSVQYYEDLAGGDWLKIGDVSSTSTGYDWYYSPVVDINPSNNKACFAFEYYNGSTKLFFDSQWSTEDVENHEIVAKDMNVYPNPASNFINVISENANELITISDLSGKVVYSERAIEKQSSIDISQLSAGMYIVRIGDKATKFVKE from the coding sequence ATGAAGAAAATTTACTTATTCCTAATTGGAATCATGTTTTGCGGAGTAATGACCGCACAGTCTCAAAGATTTGCCGACGATATATTATTGCACGAATGCGATGGAGCTTTTTGGGCTAAACCAAAAATATCCGTAGCCGATAATGGCTGGATATATGTGCTAATGAACAAGTATGGGCACCCTACAGAACAAGATAGTGTAGTTATCTATTGTTCGACAGACGGTGGCGAAACTTTCGAAAAAATCAATAATTTCAATTTATCTGATGACTACAAACAAGGAGGTTTTGATTTAGTGGTAACAGGCAACGAGCCATCAAACATCTCTATTTGGCTTTTAGGAGCTGTGAATAATACTGTAACAGGAGATGCTGGGGTGTATTTATATCAACTTAATGCCGATGCAAGTGTTTTTAATATTGTATATAAAAATGAAGAATATACTGGCACGATAATCAAAGACGCAGCCATATCTACTAATGCACGCTCGCCAGAAGGCTCTTGGGCACCATTCACTATAGGTTTTGCATTAAGTTATAATACTGGCAACGATGGTCATATAGATTATGTATATTCTACGAATGGAGGTGTTGCTTTTACTAAAAAAGAAATGTACACTAAAGCTAATTCAGAATTTGGTGCTCTAGACTTATCTATTGGGCAAGCTAAAGCATCTAGTTATTATCCTATGGCAGGTATTGTGTTTGAAATGGATAAAGAAAGTGAAGAAAATATAGGTTTTATAGCAGCTGTGGCAGACGGAGATTACGCTACAGATGCTTTGCAGGTAAATAAAAAATTTTCTGCTACTGATAAAACTATGCAACCAAAAATTCAATGGTTATGCAACAACGAACTAGATGAACTGTACAACTTTATGATTGTTTACTCTAATTATACTGAAGGAGTAGATTGGGATATTGTGCAAATTGTTCCTACAGCTGGATATGATCTTGATAATCACACGTTGGATAATATATCTTGGTACTTTGTGTCTGCTTCAAGCGCAATAGATGAAGAATGCCCTGACTTATCATACGATAAAAACCTAAATAACTATTTGCTTGTTTACTGCACAATAGAAAACGACGAATATAAATTAGTTCACAGTGTGCAGTACTATGAAGACTTAGCTGGTGGCGATTGGTTAAAAATAGGCGATGTTTCTTCAACCTCTACAGGATATGATTGGTATTATTCTCCAGTGGTGGATATTAACCCCTCTAATAATAAAGCTTGTTTTGCATTTGAATATTACAATGGTTCAACTAAGCTATTTTTCGATAGCCAATGGAGCACTGAGGATGTAGAAAACCACGAAATAGTTGCAAAAGATATGAATGTTTATCCAAATCCTGCTAGCAATTTTATAAATGTAATTTCTGAAAATGCTAATGAATTAATCACTATCAGCGACTTGTCAGGCAAAGTAGTTTATTCAGAGCGAGCTATCGAAAAGCAAAGTAGCATAGATATTTCACAACTTAGCGCCGGCATGTATATAGTACGTATAGGCGACAAAGCAACTAAATTTGTGAAAGAATAG
- a CDS encoding T9SS type A sorting domain-containing protein codes for MKKIYLFLIGIMFCGVMTAQSQRFADDILLHECDGVFWAKPKISVADNGWIYVLKNQYGDLTVKDSITIYCSKDGGVSFEKIFNSNFILDKRQAGLDLVVTGNDPSNIILWLAYACNDEVTGEAVLALLKFDAYASSNSEVYQNVYPGTTAKDVAISTNARSPESGWAPFAIGFALSYNTGSDGHIDYVYSTDGGATFTKKGMYTKANSEFGAIDLSIGQATAADYYPKAGIVFEMDKESEENIGFIAAVADGNFATDALQVNKKFSATDKTMQPKIQWLCNNELDELYNFIIVYSNYTEGVDWDIVQIVPTAAYDLSNHTLNNLESGYAVAYHNTNEDYADLSFDKNYNNYLLVCRQSDDNKSVLKYYVRYYTEITSWNWDYVDDVSIVSTNWESYFSPVVDIDPTRTQACFAFEYYNSSEGVAKMFFDSEWSVGIENHEIVAKDMSVYPNPASNFINVISENANELITISDLSGKVVYSEQASEKQSVINISQLSAGMYIVRIGDKATKFVKE; via the coding sequence ATGAAGAAAATTTACTTATTCCTAATTGGAATCATGTTTTGCGGAGTAATGACCGCACAGTCTCAAAGATTTGCCGACGATATATTGCTGCACGAATGCGATGGAGTTTTTTGGGCTAAACCAAAAATATCTGTAGCCGATAACGGCTGGATATATGTGCTAAAGAATCAGTATGGCGACCTCACGGTAAAAGATAGCATAACTATTTATTGTTCTAAAGATGGTGGCGTAAGTTTTGAAAAAATCTTTAATTCAAATTTTATTTTAGATAAAAGACAAGCCGGACTTGATTTAGTAGTAACCGGCAACGATCCATCAAACATTATTCTTTGGCTTGCATACGCTTGTAATGACGAAGTAACAGGAGAAGCTGTACTTGCTTTATTGAAATTTGATGCATATGCAAGTAGTAATAGCGAGGTATATCAAAATGTATATCCCGGCACAACAGCCAAAGACGTAGCCATATCTACTAATGCACGCTCGCCAGAAAGTGGTTGGGCACCATTTGCTATAGGTTTTGCTTTAAGTTATAATACTGGTAGCGATGGTCATATAGATTATGTATATTCTACCGATGGCGGTGCAACTTTTACTAAAAAAGGAATGTACACTAAAGCTAATTCAGAATTTGGCGCTATAGACCTATCTATTGGACAAGCTACAGCAGCTGATTATTATCCAAAAGCAGGCATTGTGTTTGAAATGGATAAAGAAAGTGAAGAAAATATAGGTTTTATAGCAGCTGTGGCAGACGGAAATTTCGCTACAGATGCTTTGCAGGTGAATAAAAAATTTTCTGCTACTGATAAAACTATGCAACCAAAAATTCAATGGTTATGCAACAACGAACTAGATGAACTGTACAACTTTATTATAGTTTACTCTAATTATACTGAAGGAGTAGATTGGGATATTGTGCAAATTGTTCCTACAGCTGCGTATGATCTTAGTAATCACACGTTGAATAATTTAGAGTCTGGTTATGCCGTAGCTTACCATAATACTAATGAAGATTATGCCGATTTATCATTTGACAAAAACTATAACAACTATCTGCTTGTTTGCCGCCAATCAGATGATAATAAAAGTGTTTTGAAATATTATGTGAGATATTATACTGAAATAACGTCTTGGAATTGGGATTATGTAGATGATGTTTCTATTGTATCTACAAATTGGGAGTCGTATTTTTCTCCCGTAGTTGATATTGATCCAACCCGAACACAGGCTTGCTTTGCATTTGAATATTACAACTCTTCAGAAGGTGTTGCTAAAATGTTTTTCGATTCTGAATGGAGCGTGGGTATAGAAAACCATGAAATAGTTGCAAAAGATATGAGTGTTTATCCAAATCCTGCTAGCAATTTTATAAATGTAATTTCTGAAAATGCTAATGAATTAATCACTATCAGCGACTTGTCTGGTAAAGTAGTTTATTCAGAGCAAGCTAGCGAAAAGCAAAGTGTCATAAATATTTCACAACTTAGCGCCGGCATGTATATAGTGCGTATAGGCGACAAAGCAACTAAGTTTGTGAAAGAATAG